A stretch of DNA from Micromonospora peucetia:
GAGACCACGGGACAGCGCGAGGCCGAGCCCGACGCCGGTGGTGTTGTCCCGGTCGCCCAGACGCTGGAACGGCAGGAAGACGTGCTCCCACTGGTCGGCCGGGATCCCGGGGCCGGTGTCGATGACCCGAAGCTCGACCTGGCCGCCGTGGGCGCTGGCGGTGATCGTGGGCGGCTGACCGGGCGGGCTGTGCCGTAGCGCGTTGGCGACGATGTTGACCAGGACGCGCTCCAGCAGGCCGGGATCAGCCTGCGCGGCGGGCAGGTCGGCAGGCAGGTCGGTGGCGACGTCGGCGGCCGGTGCCCCCAGGTCGTCGAGGGCCCGGGGTACGGCGTCCTCGAGGCCGATCGCGGTCGTGGTGACGCCGAGGACACCGGCCTGCAGGCGGCTCATGTCGAGCAGGTTGGCCACCAGCCGGGCAAGCCGGTCCAACGACTCCTCCGCGGTGGCGAGCAGCTCCGTCCGGTCGTCGGCGTCGAACTCGACGTCGGGGCTGCGCAGGCTGCTCACCGCGGCCTTGGCGGAGGCCAGGGGCGTACGCAGGTCGTGGCTGACCGCGGCGAGCAGCGCGGTGCGCATCCGGTCGGCCTCGGCGAGCGGCCGGGCGGTGGCGGCCTCCTCGGCCAGGCGCTCCTGTTTGAGGGCGACCGCGGCCTGTGCGGCGAAGGCCTCGACGATGCGCCGGTCGGCGGCCTCCAACCGTCGGCCGCTGAGCACGACGGTGAGCCGTTCGTCCACCGGCACGGCGGTCTCCCCCGCGCTCGGGCTACCCGCCGGCCGGTCGCCGACGCTGGCCACCACCCGCCAGGCGCCCTCGTCGCGGGCCCGGTCGGGCCGCCCCTCGGCCTCGGCGGAGAGCTCCAGGACGCTGACCGCGCGCAGTCCGAAGGTCTCCCGCAGCCGGTCCAGCAGCGCCGGCAACGGCCGTTCGCCGCGCAGCACCCCGCCGGCCACGGTGGCCAGGGTCTGCGCGTCGGCGGATGCCCGGGCGGCCTCCCGGGTCCGCCGGGCGGCCACGTCGACCACCCAGCTGACGGCGACGGCGACGCCCACGAAGACGCCGAGGGCGAGCAGGTTGTCGCCCTCGGCGATGGTCAGCGTCCGGAACGGGGGTGTGAAGAACCAGTTGAGCAACAGGGAACTGCCGAGCGCCGCGACCAGCGCCGGCCACAGCCCGCCGACCAGCGCGACGCCGACCACTCCGGCGAGGAAGAGCAGGATGTCGTTGGTGAGGCTCAGCTCCGGCAGCACCCGGAGCAGCAGGGTGAGCAGCGGCATGCCCAGGCCGGCCAGCGCGAAGCCGAACAGCCGCCGGCGCCGGGACAGCGCCGCCGGCACCCCGGCCGTCCGCCGGCCCCGGCCGGCCTCGGGATGCGTCACCAGGTGCACGTCGATCGGCCCGGAGAGCGCGGCGGTGGTCACGCCGACGCCCCGGGAGAGCAGCTGCGCGAACCGGCCGCGCCGGCTCGCGCCGAGCACCAGCTGGGTGGCGTTGACGCCCCGCGCGAAATCGAGCAGCGCCGCGGGGATGTCGGTGCCGAGGACGTGGTGGTACGTGCCGCCGAGGCTCTCCACCAGGACCCGTTGCCGGGCGAGCTGGGCGGGATCGGCGCCAGCGAGTCCGTCGCTGCGGGCGACGTGCACGGCGAGCAGATCGGCGCCCTTGCTGCGGGCGGCG
This window harbors:
- a CDS encoding sensor histidine kinase, translating into MPRGELRIYLGAAPGVGKTYAMLEEAHRRAERGTDVVIGFVETHGRAHTAAMIGDLEQVPRRTITYRGTEFPEMDLDAVLARRPEVAVVDELAHTNVPGSRNEKRWQDIQELLDAGITVLSTVNVQHLESVNDVVAQITGTIQRETVPDEAVRVAEQVELVDMTPEALRRRMAHGNIYRPDRIDAALGNYFRVGNLTALRELALLWLADKVDDQLDAYRAQQGISDTWEARERVVVALTGGPEGATLIRRAARIAARSKGADLLAVHVARSDGLAGADPAQLARQRVLVESLGGTYHHVLGTDIPAALLDFARGVNATQLVLGASRRGRFAQLLSRGVGVTTAALSGPIDVHLVTHPEAGRGRRTAGVPAALSRRRRLFGFALAGLGMPLLTLLLRVLPELSLTNDILLFLAGVVGVALVGGLWPALVAALGSSLLLNWFFTPPFRTLTIAEGDNLLALGVFVGVAVAVSWVVDVAARRTREAARASADAQTLATVAGGVLRGERPLPALLDRLRETFGLRAVSVLELSAEAEGRPDRARDEGAWRVVASVGDRPAGSPSAGETAVPVDERLTVVLSGRRLEAADRRIVEAFAAQAAVALKQERLAEEAATARPLAEADRMRTALLAAVSHDLRTPLASAKAAVSSLRSPDVEFDADDRTELLATAEESLDRLARLVANLLDMSRLQAGVLGVTTTAIGLEDAVPRALDDLGAPAADVATDLPADLPAAQADPGLLERVLVNIVANALRHSPPGQPPTITASAHGGQVELRVIDTGPGIPADQWEHVFLPFQRLGDRDNTTGVGLGLALSRGLAEAMGGSITPETTPGGGLTMVLRLPAAQPVRSEGAQG